Genomic DNA from Halobaculum sp. CBA1158:
CGCCAGCGTCGCCTCGGGCGTCTCGTCGAGGAACGTCCCGACGAGCGTCGCGGCGTCGGCGTCGGCCGGGATCTCGGCGACGATGCTGCCCCGGCCGCTCGTCCCCCGGACGGTCTGCGGGAGCGCGCCCAGTTCCGCCAGCCGACGCGCCGGACAGTCACCGGACACCAGGAACTCCAACAGGCCACCGTCCCGGTACGTCTCGACGATCGAGACCTCCGTCCGTTCGTGTACGGACGCGAGCGCCTCGATATCCTCGGGATCGGCGTCGATCGCGTTGAAGAACTCGGCGTACCGGCCGTCAGATCGTGGAAGTAGCTTGGCGAGTTCGAGGGTACAGTCCGCGACCGCGGACGCTCGGAGGAACGGATACGCCGACCGCTCGAAGCTGAACTCCACTTCCAGCACGGTCTCGTTGGCCTCGGCGCTCGTTCCGGACATACCCCCCGATTCGTGGCCGAATCGATGAGCCTTTCGGGCGTTCCACCCGCCCCGGGCTCAGCCGATCGTGACCGTCTCCGAGATCGTCCGGTCGCCGTTGAGCGTCACGGCGACCCCGTACTCGCCGGGTTCCTCGGGGTTGTCGACGGCGGGGTAGCGGACGACGACGGTGTCACCCGACTCGAGCGTGTAGTCGGTGTCGAGCGCGACCGTGAACGAGTAGTCGTTCGTGTTCACGCCGCTGATCGCGACCGATCCCGCCGTTGATGCCTGAGTTCGCCTATCCTCTCCGATCGCGCCGAGTCGCTGTCGCCGTCCGCGAGTCGATCAGTTCAACCCCGCCCGCGCGCTGGCTTCGGGCGTGACTCTCATCGACTCGCTCCCGCCGCGTCCGCTCCGCTCGGCGGAGCTGGAAGCGCTTCGCGACGCCGAGCGCGTCACCGAGGCGGCACCGCTCGGCGTCGACAGCGCGGGGCGAAGCCCCGCGAGCAGCCGGACGGAGTCCGGCGACGACGACGCGATCCGCGCGCTGGCCGTACAGGCAGGCGAGACGATCCACGGCCTCGCTTACGACTCGGAGTCCGGATGGACCGTCGTCGAAAGCCGGGAGGCCGGCGACCCCGAGGACCTGGCGGCCGTCCGCGACGCGCTCAAGAGCTGGGAGGCCCGCCGGGCCGCCGTCGGCGACGGGGAGTAGCCGCCGGGCCGTCCCACGAGCGTCCCTGCTCACCGACCTCGAGTGATGGCGTCGCGACACTCGGTGTCTCGACGCAACCCGGTGCAGATACGAACTACTATATCCGAGCGCGACGTAGCCAGTAGTATGGCAGTAGAGGAGCCGACGGCGGTGGAGTCGCTCGACGCCGGACCGTGTCCCATCGTCGACGCGCTCGAACAGGTGGGGTCGCGCTGGCGACTGGTGGTGCTGCACGACCTTCAGGAGGGCGAAAAGCGGTTCAACGAACTGAAGCGGTCGACCGACGCCAGCGCGCGGACGCTCTCGCGCGTGCTCGACGACCTTCGCGAGATGGGGTTCGTCGAGAAGCGGATGGAGCCGGACGCGCCCGTGGCGACGTTCTACTCCCTCACCGCGAAGGGCGAGTCGCTGTCGCCGGTGTTCGACGAGGTCGAGTCCTGGGCGGGCGAGTGGCTCGAGGACTGCGCCGAGTAGCGTCGCGCCGGCGGGCGGACCCTCGGCCGTCGCGTCCGGTCGTCGGCCACGGGTCACGGCTCCCGGGTACCGATCGACCGATCGACCGGTCGGATCGCCCGGGTTTATGTCCCCGCCCGTTCGCGGGCGAACCGATGAGACGATGAGCGACGGCGGCGAGCCCGATCTCTCTCCGAGTCGCGCCCGAGCGGGAACGCCGGGGGTCGACGACGCCTTCGAGACGACGCACGCCGTGAGCGTCGGCGACGCCCGGGCGCTCCCGCTGCCGGACGACAGCGTCGAGTTGGTCGTCACGTCGCCGCCGTATCCGATGGTCGAACAGTGGGACGACCTGTTTCGGGACCTCGGCGAGAGCGTCGAGGGGTCGCTCTCGGCGGCCGAGGATGGCGACCCCGCGGCCGCCGAGCGCGCCTTCGAGGCGATGCACGACGCGCTGGCTCCGGCGTGGGCAGAGGTCGCGCGCGTGCTCGCGCCCGGCGGCGTCGCCTGCGTCACCGTCGGCGATGCGACCCGGTCGCTGGGCGGGCGCTTCCGGCTGTGGGACAACGGCGGTCGCGTCGCCGACGCCCTCGAGAGCCGGGGGCTCGACCGCCTCCCGGGCGTGCTCTGGCACAAGCCGACGAACTCGCCGACGAAGTTCATGGGCAGCGGCACCCTCCCCCCGAACGCCTACGTCACGCTCGAGCACGAGCGCGTCCTCGTGTTCCGGAACGGGACGCGGCGCTCGTTCCCCGCCGGCGACGAGGCGCGCTACGCGTCGGCGTTCTTCTGGGAGGAGCGCAACCGCTGGTTCTCGGAGTCGTGGGAGGGGCTCGCGGGCGCAGACCAGTCGCTCGGCGGGACCGCCGCCCGCGACCGCTCGGCCGCGTTCCCGTTCGAACTCCCCTACCGACTCGTGAACATGTACTCGACGTACGGCGACCGCGTGCTCGATCCCTTCTGGGGGACGGGGACGACGACGCTAGCGGCGATGGCCGCCGGCCGCGACTCGGTCGGGGTCGAACGCGACCCGGCGCTCGTCCCCGCTTTCGACGAGCGCGTCGCCGACCTCCCCGAGCGCTCGCGCGAGCGCGGGCGTCGCCGCCTGCGCGACCACCGGACGTTCGTGGCCGAGCGCGACGAGGAGCCGGGATACGAGGCGACCCACTACGAGTTCCCGGTGGTCACGAAGGCCGAGCGCGACCTCCGCGTGTACGCGGCTGAGGCCGTACGGGCGACGCCGCTGGGGTATCGCGTCCGCCACAGCCCCGTCTGCGACCCCGAACTCGAACGCGACTCCGACGGGTGAGTTCGTCGGGGAGAAAAGCGAGATACCGATCGCTGCCGGGACCGTTCTCTGCCGGGACCGTTCTCTGCCGGAACCGATCTCCCTCGGGACGCCTAGAACAGCCCGAGGGTGGCCGAGCCGGCCCCGAACAGGCCGAGCGTCACGAGCAGTCGGCCGACGCTCCCGACGAACGTCGCGATCGCGAACCGGACGTAATCCCGCTCCAGCACGGCGAACGCGTAGATCGACAGGGTGTCCGGGAAGAAGGGGACGCACAGCGCCAGCGCCAGGCCGCCGTACCCGTAGCGGCGCGCGAGTTCGACCGTGGCCGACTCCGACCACTCAATCACGTCGAACCGAGAGTTTCGCAGCCACCGGATGAGCGGGCCGGACTGCTTGGCCTCCTGGCCGATGTGAAACGCGAACACCGAGCCGGCGGCCTTCCCGACGCCCGACACGAGGATGATGAGCGTGAGGCGAAGCCAGCCGGGGACGCCGAGGTTCAGCGGCGCGAGCAGGACGACCTCGCTGACGCCCGGTAGCGCGAACGCGATCAGGAACGAGTAGACGAAGATGATCCCGAGCCCGGTCCACCCGGTCGCGGTCTCGACCAGTCGGGAGAGCCAGCCGAAGTCGGGCCACCAGCCGAGGTCGGTGGCCAGCAGTACCGGTCCGAGCGGATCCGCCCCCAGCAGATCCGCGGCGGCCGCGAGCGGAACGGGAGGGACTGTCACGAGTGCACCGCGGGGGCACCGCAGAATAAGTGCGGTGGTTCCCGGCGGGGTCCGCGGGTGGTCGTCGCGGACGCCGTTCCCGACCGGCTACCGGATCTCGTCGAGGTCGTCGAGAAACGCCGCCAGCGACTCGCGGGTGACGTGCGGCATGAGGACGACGCGCGCCTCGCCGGAGCCGGTCCGCGAGAGCCGCCAGCCCAGCTCCCGAAGCGCGGTGAACGCCCCGGGCGCGAGGTCGAACGCCACCAGCGGAAGCTCCGGGTCGACGACGCGGTCGACGCGACCGCGGAGTTCGTCGGCGAAC
This window encodes:
- a CDS encoding site-specific DNA-methyltransferase, which codes for MSDGGEPDLSPSRARAGTPGVDDAFETTHAVSVGDARALPLPDDSVELVVTSPPYPMVEQWDDLFRDLGESVEGSLSAAEDGDPAAAERAFEAMHDALAPAWAEVARVLAPGGVACVTVGDATRSLGGRFRLWDNGGRVADALESRGLDRLPGVLWHKPTNSPTKFMGSGTLPPNAYVTLEHERVLVFRNGTRRSFPAGDEARYASAFFWEERNRWFSESWEGLAGADQSLGGTAARDRSAAFPFELPYRLVNMYSTYGDRVLDPFWGTGTTTLAAMAAGRDSVGVERDPALVPAFDERVADLPERSRERGRRRLRDHRTFVAERDEEPGYEATHYEFPVVTKAERDLRVYAAEAVRATPLGYRVRHSPVCDPELERDSDG
- a CDS encoding VTT domain-containing protein; protein product: MLGADPLGPVLLATDLGWWPDFGWLSRLVETATGWTGLGIIFVYSFLIAFALPGVSEVVLLAPLNLGVPGWLRLTLIILVSGVGKAAGSVFAFHIGQEAKQSGPLIRWLRNSRFDVIEWSESATVELARRYGYGGLALALCVPFFPDTLSIYAFAVLERDYVRFAIATFVGSVGRLLVTLGLFGAGSATLGLF
- a CDS encoding helix-turn-helix domain-containing protein, translated to MAVEEPTAVESLDAGPCPIVDALEQVGSRWRLVVLHDLQEGEKRFNELKRSTDASARTLSRVLDDLREMGFVEKRMEPDAPVATFYSLTAKGESLSPVFDEVESWAGEWLEDCAE
- a CDS encoding bacterio-opsin activator domain-containing protein, yielding MSGTSAEANETVLEVEFSFERSAYPFLRASAVADCTLELAKLLPRSDGRYAEFFNAIDADPEDIEALASVHERTEVSIVETYRDGGLLEFLVSGDCPARRLAELGALPQTVRGTSGRGSIVAEIPADADAATLVGTFLDETPEATLASKRSKPSMTPLISRATLHRTLAERLTDRQREVLRTAFEAGYYDWPRECTGEEVAAELGITSATFSEHVHAAERTLVAALFDGR